The following coding sequences are from one Triplophysa dalaica isolate WHDGS20190420 chromosome 12, ASM1584641v1, whole genome shotgun sequence window:
- the LOC130432534 gene encoding zinc finger protein 729-like isoform X1: MAAVYSEKEGSLLSNNERSSTEYETAAVQEVSVDPVSKIKIFNAENTTEEMELALSGPIVKAQGHAEVVETNAAVPAVKIKIEEVDEDERVSVYLDEANEGSDGRTTNKEDLSERDKIADGDWLFCCEDSSVAFGNKEGYLEQHREKIHDGPIVCLDTDSQWDNLLVSTDGGQRTFCCAVCGQRCSSSKEFFQHQLEHRNQEIKQEVDADYRKGMVKPKRFQCKDCGKAFFSIGQCLNHQRSHKQASKSVFHQLAHLKKKSFQCPTCGRCYSRASALDAHRHCHEVKLVKSKSFETTEKPPSLIDEPEQAEISEAKLEQTGDHQQNVYQCICGKSFRTMGGLGTHQRFSRTCSNGKVKVKVKEKVKHQFECSECDKTFVSTAALTAHQHWHKRRSVADGQLYKCTECGKNFTSLSFLNNHQTKFHSKELPAKSFLHQVCQLKKKAFECQECDRRFSRLSALQSHQLYHTDVFHDIAKRGEVKTFQDEEEDYAFGSTVYSQHKEKTVKSSDEVLDVEAIDVDYEIVRVTASDYVVSNSGQDPNPDLVLLCESDQEEKDEISLSLMQTGASTASPLQLSPDDVKIVQIDFEHLNEETLKNDVIMSKSSPQDSGLYTCPRCAQTFVKALSLHHHMLWQKDCHKFKKEKYEDRFGHKSYQLSDLDKNGIKNEECGVSFSRLSALESHQQSHRITEKTFACLQCDRSYLTAAGLCNHQKVCCGRKPSVQNVKEEEKTKHFNPTKSLLGPKVHHCKKCGKGFWSLGAFDHHKQYHVQCADVERSTSEPETGHIRRRKKSRGGRRHGHRKEYSKEKYECEVCGKSYHMLGCFLKHKLSHDANGLQRAVKSFDYQLENLKKNSYQCPDCGKGFSRAMALQFHMKCHGYDSGLRGIDSAHLQLSPKKLRSPTSNASFTGDLLLENHQKRCSKPNKDAEYPQECETTGIEEQVASSQNAENVVVHNTDTTTEQKKTLASLKYKCRDCNRSFSVVGALNFHKRIHVKGYTSKKLRAEPARQPKVVRVKLEPSLPNAPFTCPECGRFFSTNSALGTHKRWHKDKKFARFLSGSYKKCSRKSVDGGPYLCNLCGKGFFYLCVLRRHQLHHPRMESQHHEQADRQSKDRFTCPDCPMFFSSGSLLTAHFTDTHGKLDHTEKVQSEISDTGESGPPLQKKCKMITKKEKRKARYKCPYCPKSFLNERGLRAHKWQKHLKVEEQPTASREERVFTCSPCKLLFASEEALHNHKSTCNANKKKLKPSTEEEPIQNITTKCFYKCHKCAKDFHSEEQLNAHKELAKSRPHTCALCCRGYWTESQLQQHLAWHDEVRRRLPTELRYRLGTSGSKLKALPHKSTSKVNYSVLSNPEHNFQCQDCEKSFLSPEALQQHQAVHKSEEPFQCSLCPQIFHDIRDLIDHHQECLGDKERKDMIVRSQVESIYYKTESGLRCGQKMKKVKEEQHNLESFNSSCQVKPSETPTVQPCVIMRSAEEKSLYRTNRIYVCPICGKVYSYLESFRNHQKLHMISKAQLSEFSCQKCKKTFSGPSSLAIHIKFNKRCVSEEPTNHRCDQCNKSFSSVWKFEAHQEMHKLRPHRCAICSKCFVSSEGLKRHLLGHDNKKYQCDICQKSFRVPAELRYHYNIHTGAKPYTCNFCHKAFAQLGNLITHRKTHLTVFKEGDDVPLGENNTVFIGQNQVLVMKKDILGTTNVVCQEGLDNNFSLFEGESSDKTNFSSEFLDEEREPSNEALEVEDWECFECGAHFREEAELHMHYMKHARGEI; this comes from the exons ATGGCTGCTGTTTATTCGGAAAAGGAGGGTAGTTTGCTATCAAATAATGAAAGATCGTCCACTGAATATGAGACGGCCGCAGTCCAAGAGGTTAGCGTTGATCCAGTTagcaaaatcaaaatatttaatgctGAAAACACCACCGAAGAAATGGAATTAGCTCTCAGTGGCCCAATAGTGAAAGCCCAGGGCCACGCCGAAGTTGTTGAAACCAATGCTGCAGTTCCAGCCGTTAAGATTAAAATAGAAGAAGTGGATGAAGATGAACGTGTTTCTGTTTATCTGGACGAGGCCAACGAAGGATCGGATGGTAGGACCACCAATAAAGAAGACTTGTCCGAGAGAGATAAAATTGCCGATG GGGATTGGCTATTTTGCTGTGAGGATAGCAGTGTGGCCTTTGGGAACAAGGAGGGTTACCTAGAGCAACATAGGGAGAAAATCCACGACGGTCCCATAGTCTGCCTGGACACAGATTCACAATGGGATAACCTGCTCGTCTCAACAGATGGAGGCCAGAGAACATTTTGCTGTGCTGTGTGCGGACAGAGGTGTTCAAGCTCGAAAGAGTTTTTTCAACATCAACTTGAGCACCGGAATCAAGAGATCAAACAGGAGGTAGATGCTGACTACCGCAAGGGTATGGTAAAACCGAAAAGATTTCAGTGCAAGGATTGTGGGAAAGCATTTTTCTCTATTGGTCAGTGTCTCAACCATCAGCGATCTCATAAACAGGCCTCAAAATCTGTGTTTCATCAGCTTGcccatttaaagaaaaaatcattCCAGTGTCCCACTTGTGGACGCTGTTACTCTCGCGCTTCGGCCCTTGACGCACACCGTCACTGCCATGAAGTGAAGCTGGTGAAATCCAAAAGCTTTGAAACAACTGAAAAACCTCCGTCACTTATTGATGAGCCAGAACAAGCTGAAATCAGTGAGGCAAAACTTGAACAGACTGGCGATCATCAGCAAAATGTGTATCAGTGCATCTGTGGCAAATCTTTTCGGACAATGGGTGGCCTTGGAACGCACCAGAGATTCTCACGCACCTGTTCAAATGGGAAGGTAAAAGTAAAGGTAAAGGAGAAAGTCAAACATCAGTTTGAATGCTCTGAATGTGATAAGACTTTTGTTAGCACTGCGGCTCTGACAGCACATCAGCACTGGCATAAAAGACGATCTGTCGCCGATGGCCAGCTATACAAATGTACAGAGTGCGGCAAGAACTTCACTTCGCTCTCGTTCCTCAATAACCACCAGACAAAATTTCACAGCAAAGAGCTTCCAGCAAAATCATTCCTTCATCAAGTTTGCCAGCTTAAGAAGAAAGCGTTTGAGTGTCAGGAATGTGATCGCCGGTTTTCGCGGTTGTCCGCTCTGCAGTCTCATCAGCTCTATCATACCGATGTCTTCCATGACATTGCAAAGAGGGGCGAAGTTAAAACATTCCAGGATGAGGAAGAAGACTATGCTTTTGGCTCCACCGTGTATTCTCAGCACAAAGAAAAGACAGTGAAAAGCTCCGATGAGGTTCTAGATGTTGAGGCTATAGATGTTGATTATGAAATCGTCCGCGTCACAGCCTCAGACTATGTTGTGAGCAATAGTGGTCAGGATCCAAATCCAGACCTGGTGTTGTTGTGCGAATCTGACCAAGAGGAAAAGGATGAAATTAGTTTGAGCTTAATGCAGACAGGTGCATCTACAGCGTCCCCCTTGCAGTTGTCtccagatgatgtaaaaattgTACAGATTGATTTtgagcatttaaatgaagaaacgTTAAAAAACGATGTAATAATGAGCAAAAGTTCCCCTCAAGATTCTGGGTTGTATACCTGTCCACGTTGTGCCCAAACATTTGTTAAAGCTTTGTCCTTGCATCACCACATGCTTTGGCAAAAAGATTGCCATaaatttaaaaaggaaaaatatgaGGACAGATTTGGTCACAAATCATACCAGCTTTCAGATCTGGATAAGAACGGTATTAAAAATGAGGAGTGTGGCGTAAGCTTTTCCAGACTGTCTGCATTGGAGTCTCACCAACAAAGTCACAGGattacagaaaaaacatttgcatgctTGCAATGTGACAGAAGCTATTTAACTGCAGCTGGTCTATGCAATCATCAGAAAGTTTGCTGTGGGAGAAAACCCAGCGTTCAAAATGtcaaagaagaagaaaagacgAAACATTTCAATCCAACCAAGTCACTTTTGGGCCCAAAGGTtcatcactgtaaaaaatgtggCAAAGGTTTTTGGTCTTTGGGTGCTTTTGATCATCACAAGCAGTACCACGTACAGTGTGCAGATGTTGAGAGGTCTACATCTGAGCCTGAGACTGGTCATATTCGACGCAGGAAGAAGAGTCGGGGGGGCCGTAGGCATGGCCATAGGAAAGAATACTCCAAAGAGAAATATGAATGTGAAGTGTGTGGTAAATCGTACCACATGCTTGGTTGTTTCCTTAAACACAAGCTGTCCCATGATGCCAATGGTCTTCAGCGTGCTGTCAAGTCTTTTGATTATCAACTCGAAAACTTGAAGAAGAACTCGTACCAATGTCCCGACTGTGGAAAGGGTTTCTCCCGTGCCATGGCACTGCAGTTTCACATGAAGTGCCATGGCTATGATAGTGGCCTTCGTGGGATTGATTCTGCTCATTTGCAACTAAGTCCTAAGAAGCTTCGAAGCCCAACATCCAATGCTTCATTTACGGGTGATTTATTGCTAGAAAATCATCAAAAAAGGTGTTCAAAACCCAACAAAGACGCGGAATATCCACAAGAATGTGAAACAACAGGAATAGAGGAGCAAGTTGCATCGTCTCAAAATGCTGAAAATGTAGTGGTACATAACACGGATACCACAACAgaacagaagaaaacattaGCCAGTTTGAAGTATAAGTGTCGTGACTGTAACAGAAGCTTTTCGGTGGTTGGTGCGCTTAACTTTCACAAAAGGATTCACGTCAAAGGTTATACATCTAAGAAGTTAAGAGCTGAACCAGCACGGCAGCCGAAGGTTGTAAGGGTAAAACTAGAGCCAAGTTTACCAAACGCGCCTTTCACTTGTCCTGAATGCGGAAGATTCTTCAGCACAAATTCAGCTCTTGGCACACATAAGCGTTggcacaaagacaaaaaatttgCCAGATTTCTGTCAGGAAGTTATAAGAAATGCTCAAGGAAAAGTGTGGACGGTGGACCTTATTTGTGCAATTTATGTGGCAAGGGATTCTTCTACCTTTGTGTTCTTCGCAGGCATCAGCTGCATCACCCTCGGATGGAGTCTCAACACCATGAGCAAGCTGACCGACAATCAAAGGACCGTTTCACCTGTCCAGATTGTCCAATGTTTTTCTCGAGTGGGTCTCTTCTAACGGCTCATTTTACAGACACGCATGGCAAGCTTGATCATACTGAAAAAGTGCAGTCTGAGATCTCCGATACTGGGGAATCAGGTCCACCTCTCCAAAAAAAGTGCAAAATGATCACCAAGAAAGAGAAGCGCAAGGCGCGGTATAAGTGCCCTTACTGCCCTAAAAGTTTCTTGAATGAACGTGGTCTTCGTGCACACAAATGGCAGAAACACCTCAAGGTTGAAGAACAACCTACTGCATCTCGTGAGGAGCGTGTTTTTACTTGCTCTCCATGTAAGTTGCTTTTCGCTTCTGAGGAGGCTCTTCATAACCACAAAAGCACTTGCAATGCAAATAAGAAAAAGCTGAAACCATCTACAGAAGAGGAACCTATTCAAAACATAACGaccaaatgtttttataaatgtcacaaatgtgCTAAAGATTTTCACAGCGAGGAGCAGTTAAATGCACATAAGGAGCTGGCAAAAAGTCGACCACACACTTGTGCTCTTTGCTGCCGTGGTTACTGGACTGAAAGCCAGCTGCAGCAGCATCTCGCATGGCACGATGAAGTACGCCGTCGCCTCCCAACCGAACTGAGATACAGACTCGGTACTTCAGGGTCCAAACTGAAGGCTTTACCTCATAAATCCACATCCAAGGTCAATTACTCAGTGCTTTCTAATCCAGAGCACAACTTTCAATGTCAGGATTGTGAGAAAAGCTTCTTGTCACCTGAAGCTTTACAGCAGCACCAGGCTGTTCACAAATCTGAGGAACCGTTTCAATGTTCTCTGTGTCCACAGATATTTCATGATATCCGAGATCTCATTGACCACCATCAGGAGTGTTTGGGTGATAAGGAGAGAAAGGACA TGATTGTCCGAAGTCAGGTGGAGTCTATCTATTATAAAACTGAAAGTGGTCTGAGGTGTGGACAAAAGATGAAGAAAGTTAAAGAAGAACAACACAACCTTGAAAGCTTTAACAGTTCCTGTCAAGTGAAACCCTCAGAGACCCCCACCGTCCAGCCTTGTGTTATTATGCGGTCAGCAGAAGAAAAGTCTCTTTACCGTACAAACAGGATCTATGTCTGCCCCATCTGTGGAAAGGTCTATTCCTACCTGGAGTCTTTCAGAAATCACCAGAAACTGCACATGATTTCAAAGGCCCAGCTTTCAGAGTTCAGTTGTCAGAAATGTAAGAAAACGTTCTCTGGTCCATCCAGCCTCGCAATTCACATAAAGTTTAACAAGCGGTGTGTTTCCGAAGAACCTACCAACCATCGCTGTGACCAGTGCAATAaatctttctcttctgtctggaAATTTGAAGCCCATCAGGAAATGCACAAGCTGAGGCCTCACCGGTGCGCCATATGTTCTAAATGCTTCGTCAGTTCAGAAGGATTAAAAAGACACTTGCTTGGCCATGATAACAAAAAATACCAATGTGACATCTGTCAGAAATCCTTTCGGGTACCAGCTGAACTCCGGTACCATTACAACATTCACACCGGTGCCAAACCTTACACATGCAATTTTTGCCACAAGGCTTTTGCACAACTAGGAAATCTGATTACACATCGGAAAACGCATCTGACAGTCTTTAAGGAAGGAGACGATGTTCCCCTGGGGGAAAACAACACTGTTTTCATAGGACAGAATCAAGTATTGGTAatgaaaaaagatattttgggaACAACGAATGTTGTCTGTCAAGAAGGACTAGACAACaacttttctttatttgaaggtGAATCATCTGACAAAACTAACTTTTCATCAGAGTTTTTAGATGAAGAACGGGAACCTTCAAATGAGGCGTTGGAAGTTGAGGACTGGGAGTGTTTTGAATGCGGTGCACATTTCCGTGAAGAGGCTGAACTTCACATGCattatatgaaacatgcaaggggAGAAATATGA
- the LOC130432534 gene encoding zinc finger protein 729-like isoform X2, whose protein sequence is MAAVYSEKEGSLLSNNERSSTEYETAAVQEVSVDPVSKIKIFNAENTTEEMELALSGPIVKAQGHAEVVETNAAVPAVKIKIEEVDEDERVSVYLDEANEGSDGRTTNKEDLSERDKIADGDWLFCCEDSSVAFGNKEGYLEQHREKIHDGPIVCLDTDSQWDNLLVSTDGGQRTFCCAVCGQRCSSSKEFFQHQLEHRNQEIKQEVDADYRKGMVKPKRFQCKDCGKAFFSIGQCLNHQRSHKQASKSVFHQLAHLKKKSFQCPTCGRCYSRASALDAHRHCHEVKLVKSKSFETTEKPPSLIDEPEQAEISEAKLEQTGDHQQNVYQCICGKSFRTMGGLGTHQRFSRTCSNGKVKVKVKEKVKHQFECSECDKTFVSTAALTAHQHWHKRRSVADGQLYKCTECGKNFTSLSFLNNHQTKFHSKELPAKSFLHQVCQLKKKAFECQECDRRFSRLSALQSHQLYHTDVFHDIAKRGEVKTFQDEEEDYAFGSTVYSQHKEKTVKSSDEVLDVEAIDVDYEIVRVTASDYVVSNSGQDPNPDLVLLCESDQEEKDEISLSLMQTGASTASPLQLSPDDVKIVQIDFEHLNEETLKNDVIMSKSSPQDSGLYTCPRCAQTFVKALSLHHHMLWQKDCHKFKKEKYEDRFGHKSYQLSDLDKNGIKNEECGVSFSRLSALESHQQSHRITEKTFACLQCDRSYLTAAGLCNHQKVCCGRKPSVQNVKEEEKTKHFNPTKSLLGPKVHHCKKCGKGFWSLGAFDHHKQYHVQCADVERSTSEPETGHIRRRKKSRGGRRHGHRKEYSKEKYECEVCGKSYHMLGCFLKHKLSHDANGLQRAVKSFDYQLENLKKNSYQCPDCGKGFSRAMALQFHMKCHGYDSGLRGIDSAHLQLSPKKLRSPTSNASFTGDLLLENHQKRCSKPNKDAEYPQECETTGIEEQVASSQNAENVVVHNTDTTTEQKKTLASLKYKCRDCNRSFSVVGALNFHKRIHVKGYTSKKLRAEPARQPKVVRVKLEPSLPNAPFTCPECGRFFSTNSALGTHKRWHKDKKFARFLSGSYKKCSRKSVDGGPYLCNLCGKGFFYLCVLRRHQLHHPRMESQHHEQADRQSKDRFTCPDCPMFFSSGSLLTAHFTDTHGKLDHTEKVQSEISDTGESGPPLQKKCKMITKKEKRKARYKCPYCPKSFLNERGLRAHKWQKHLKVEEQPTASREERVFTCSPCKLLFASEEALHNHKSTCNANKKKLKPSTEEEPIQNITTKCFYKCHKCAKDFHSEEQLNAHKELAKSRPHTCALCCRGYWTESQLQQHLAWHDEVRRRLPTELRYRLGTSGSKLKALPHKSTSKVNYSVLSNPEHNFQCQDCEKSFLSPEALQQHQAVHKSEEPFQCSLCPQIFHDIRDLIDHHQECLGDKERKDSKLIPPEGDAGNLTCIECGHSFNKEEELHQHYIAHARGEF, encoded by the exons ATGGCTGCTGTTTATTCGGAAAAGGAGGGTAGTTTGCTATCAAATAATGAAAGATCGTCCACTGAATATGAGACGGCCGCAGTCCAAGAGGTTAGCGTTGATCCAGTTagcaaaatcaaaatatttaatgctGAAAACACCACCGAAGAAATGGAATTAGCTCTCAGTGGCCCAATAGTGAAAGCCCAGGGCCACGCCGAAGTTGTTGAAACCAATGCTGCAGTTCCAGCCGTTAAGATTAAAATAGAAGAAGTGGATGAAGATGAACGTGTTTCTGTTTATCTGGACGAGGCCAACGAAGGATCGGATGGTAGGACCACCAATAAAGAAGACTTGTCCGAGAGAGATAAAATTGCCGATG GGGATTGGCTATTTTGCTGTGAGGATAGCAGTGTGGCCTTTGGGAACAAGGAGGGTTACCTAGAGCAACATAGGGAGAAAATCCACGACGGTCCCATAGTCTGCCTGGACACAGATTCACAATGGGATAACCTGCTCGTCTCAACAGATGGAGGCCAGAGAACATTTTGCTGTGCTGTGTGCGGACAGAGGTGTTCAAGCTCGAAAGAGTTTTTTCAACATCAACTTGAGCACCGGAATCAAGAGATCAAACAGGAGGTAGATGCTGACTACCGCAAGGGTATGGTAAAACCGAAAAGATTTCAGTGCAAGGATTGTGGGAAAGCATTTTTCTCTATTGGTCAGTGTCTCAACCATCAGCGATCTCATAAACAGGCCTCAAAATCTGTGTTTCATCAGCTTGcccatttaaagaaaaaatcattCCAGTGTCCCACTTGTGGACGCTGTTACTCTCGCGCTTCGGCCCTTGACGCACACCGTCACTGCCATGAAGTGAAGCTGGTGAAATCCAAAAGCTTTGAAACAACTGAAAAACCTCCGTCACTTATTGATGAGCCAGAACAAGCTGAAATCAGTGAGGCAAAACTTGAACAGACTGGCGATCATCAGCAAAATGTGTATCAGTGCATCTGTGGCAAATCTTTTCGGACAATGGGTGGCCTTGGAACGCACCAGAGATTCTCACGCACCTGTTCAAATGGGAAGGTAAAAGTAAAGGTAAAGGAGAAAGTCAAACATCAGTTTGAATGCTCTGAATGTGATAAGACTTTTGTTAGCACTGCGGCTCTGACAGCACATCAGCACTGGCATAAAAGACGATCTGTCGCCGATGGCCAGCTATACAAATGTACAGAGTGCGGCAAGAACTTCACTTCGCTCTCGTTCCTCAATAACCACCAGACAAAATTTCACAGCAAAGAGCTTCCAGCAAAATCATTCCTTCATCAAGTTTGCCAGCTTAAGAAGAAAGCGTTTGAGTGTCAGGAATGTGATCGCCGGTTTTCGCGGTTGTCCGCTCTGCAGTCTCATCAGCTCTATCATACCGATGTCTTCCATGACATTGCAAAGAGGGGCGAAGTTAAAACATTCCAGGATGAGGAAGAAGACTATGCTTTTGGCTCCACCGTGTATTCTCAGCACAAAGAAAAGACAGTGAAAAGCTCCGATGAGGTTCTAGATGTTGAGGCTATAGATGTTGATTATGAAATCGTCCGCGTCACAGCCTCAGACTATGTTGTGAGCAATAGTGGTCAGGATCCAAATCCAGACCTGGTGTTGTTGTGCGAATCTGACCAAGAGGAAAAGGATGAAATTAGTTTGAGCTTAATGCAGACAGGTGCATCTACAGCGTCCCCCTTGCAGTTGTCtccagatgatgtaaaaattgTACAGATTGATTTtgagcatttaaatgaagaaacgTTAAAAAACGATGTAATAATGAGCAAAAGTTCCCCTCAAGATTCTGGGTTGTATACCTGTCCACGTTGTGCCCAAACATTTGTTAAAGCTTTGTCCTTGCATCACCACATGCTTTGGCAAAAAGATTGCCATaaatttaaaaaggaaaaatatgaGGACAGATTTGGTCACAAATCATACCAGCTTTCAGATCTGGATAAGAACGGTATTAAAAATGAGGAGTGTGGCGTAAGCTTTTCCAGACTGTCTGCATTGGAGTCTCACCAACAAAGTCACAGGattacagaaaaaacatttgcatgctTGCAATGTGACAGAAGCTATTTAACTGCAGCTGGTCTATGCAATCATCAGAAAGTTTGCTGTGGGAGAAAACCCAGCGTTCAAAATGtcaaagaagaagaaaagacgAAACATTTCAATCCAACCAAGTCACTTTTGGGCCCAAAGGTtcatcactgtaaaaaatgtggCAAAGGTTTTTGGTCTTTGGGTGCTTTTGATCATCACAAGCAGTACCACGTACAGTGTGCAGATGTTGAGAGGTCTACATCTGAGCCTGAGACTGGTCATATTCGACGCAGGAAGAAGAGTCGGGGGGGCCGTAGGCATGGCCATAGGAAAGAATACTCCAAAGAGAAATATGAATGTGAAGTGTGTGGTAAATCGTACCACATGCTTGGTTGTTTCCTTAAACACAAGCTGTCCCATGATGCCAATGGTCTTCAGCGTGCTGTCAAGTCTTTTGATTATCAACTCGAAAACTTGAAGAAGAACTCGTACCAATGTCCCGACTGTGGAAAGGGTTTCTCCCGTGCCATGGCACTGCAGTTTCACATGAAGTGCCATGGCTATGATAGTGGCCTTCGTGGGATTGATTCTGCTCATTTGCAACTAAGTCCTAAGAAGCTTCGAAGCCCAACATCCAATGCTTCATTTACGGGTGATTTATTGCTAGAAAATCATCAAAAAAGGTGTTCAAAACCCAACAAAGACGCGGAATATCCACAAGAATGTGAAACAACAGGAATAGAGGAGCAAGTTGCATCGTCTCAAAATGCTGAAAATGTAGTGGTACATAACACGGATACCACAACAgaacagaagaaaacattaGCCAGTTTGAAGTATAAGTGTCGTGACTGTAACAGAAGCTTTTCGGTGGTTGGTGCGCTTAACTTTCACAAAAGGATTCACGTCAAAGGTTATACATCTAAGAAGTTAAGAGCTGAACCAGCACGGCAGCCGAAGGTTGTAAGGGTAAAACTAGAGCCAAGTTTACCAAACGCGCCTTTCACTTGTCCTGAATGCGGAAGATTCTTCAGCACAAATTCAGCTCTTGGCACACATAAGCGTTggcacaaagacaaaaaatttgCCAGATTTCTGTCAGGAAGTTATAAGAAATGCTCAAGGAAAAGTGTGGACGGTGGACCTTATTTGTGCAATTTATGTGGCAAGGGATTCTTCTACCTTTGTGTTCTTCGCAGGCATCAGCTGCATCACCCTCGGATGGAGTCTCAACACCATGAGCAAGCTGACCGACAATCAAAGGACCGTTTCACCTGTCCAGATTGTCCAATGTTTTTCTCGAGTGGGTCTCTTCTAACGGCTCATTTTACAGACACGCATGGCAAGCTTGATCATACTGAAAAAGTGCAGTCTGAGATCTCCGATACTGGGGAATCAGGTCCACCTCTCCAAAAAAAGTGCAAAATGATCACCAAGAAAGAGAAGCGCAAGGCGCGGTATAAGTGCCCTTACTGCCCTAAAAGTTTCTTGAATGAACGTGGTCTTCGTGCACACAAATGGCAGAAACACCTCAAGGTTGAAGAACAACCTACTGCATCTCGTGAGGAGCGTGTTTTTACTTGCTCTCCATGTAAGTTGCTTTTCGCTTCTGAGGAGGCTCTTCATAACCACAAAAGCACTTGCAATGCAAATAAGAAAAAGCTGAAACCATCTACAGAAGAGGAACCTATTCAAAACATAACGaccaaatgtttttataaatgtcacaaatgtgCTAAAGATTTTCACAGCGAGGAGCAGTTAAATGCACATAAGGAGCTGGCAAAAAGTCGACCACACACTTGTGCTCTTTGCTGCCGTGGTTACTGGACTGAAAGCCAGCTGCAGCAGCATCTCGCATGGCACGATGAAGTACGCCGTCGCCTCCCAACCGAACTGAGATACAGACTCGGTACTTCAGGGTCCAAACTGAAGGCTTTACCTCATAAATCCACATCCAAGGTCAATTACTCAGTGCTTTCTAATCCAGAGCACAACTTTCAATGTCAGGATTGTGAGAAAAGCTTCTTGTCACCTGAAGCTTTACAGCAGCACCAGGCTGTTCACAAATCTGAGGAACCGTTTCAATGTTCTCTGTGTCCACAGATATTTCATGATATCCGAGATCTCATTGACCACCATCAGGAGTGTTTGGGTGATAAGGAGAGAAAGGACAGTAAGTTGATTCCTCCAGAAGGAGATGCTGGGAACCTGACGTGCATTGAGTGTGGGCATTCCTTTAACAAGGAAGAAGAGCTGCATCAGCATTATATTGCACATGCACGTGGAGAGTTctga